The Humulus lupulus chromosome 4, drHumLupu1.1, whole genome shotgun sequence genome has a window encoding:
- the LOC133829977 gene encoding protein PAT1 homolog: protein MEAFERGSSIQETPNHQDPKQLGNDSTGEVFDASQYAFFGNDVLEEVELGGLDDEEVELPAAGFEEEEFLYGKEEAPLSRSLSDIDSLASAFSKVVSGSRNMGPLGDVSRESSSVTEWAQEEFPNWNDHQMIETDSISEGKRWSSQPFSSAAHILESNPLYRTSSYPEQQQQQQQYQHQQRHQPHFSSEPIPVPKSSFTSYPPPGGRSQQASPNHHSGHLNMPYIAGGPQGGLSSPNLSPFSNSQLQMAGLPHGSHFAGSLPQLTPGLSANNRLPNQWANQAGMYPGDHPGLLNSMLQQQLSHQNGIMPPQLMTQQQQQQQQQRMHHSVQPSFNHLSGMQSQLFNPHLPPSPPLMNKFDAMLGPGDLRDQRPKLVQKGRPFRFPQMGSDMSSQRSDVGWPQYRSKYMTSDEIEGILRMQLAATHSNDPYVDDYYHQASLAKKSSGAKLRHHFCPNHLRDLPSRARPNNEPHAFLQVDALGRIPFSSIRRPRPLLEVDSPNLSGSGGTEQKDSEKPLEQEPMLAARVAIEDGLCLLLDVDDIDRFLQFNQLPDNGTQLRRRRQVVLEGLAASLQLVDPLGKNSHTVGPVPKDDLVFLRLVSLPKGRKLLARYLQLLFPGGDLMRIVCMAIFRHLRFLFGGLPSDPGAAETTDNLAKVVATCICEMDLGALSACLAAVVCSSEQPPLRPLGSSAGDGASLILKSVLERATELLTDPHVASNYNMTNRSLWQASFDEFFGLLTKYCVNKFDSIMQSLLVQGPTNMAAIGADAARSISREMPVELLRASLPHTNDQQRQLLLDFTRRSMAVAGSNSYNGGNDEQMNSESVLS, encoded by the exons ATGGAAGCGTTCGAGCGTGGGAGTAGTATTCAAGAAACTCCCAATCATCAAGATCCCAAGCAATTGGGAAATGATTCGACAG GTGAGGtatttgatgcatcacagtatgcATTTTTTGGAAATGATGTTCTTGAAGAAGTTGAGTTAGGAGGCTTAGATGATGAAGAAGTGGAATTGCCTGCGGCGGGGTTTGAGGAAGAAGAGTTTCTTTATGGTAAAGAAGAG GCTCCTCTCTCAAGGTCTCTATCTGATATTGATAGCTTAGCAAGTGCATTTTCAAAG GTCGTAAGTGGATCGAGAAACATGGGGCCACTTGGTGATGTATCCAGAGAAA GCTCATCTGTTACAGAATGGGCACAAGAGGAGTTTCCAAATTGGAATGACCATCAGATGATAGAAACTGATAGCATTTCTGAAGGCAAAAGGTGGTCTTCACAGCCATTTTCTTCAGCTGCTCACATCCTAGAATCAAACCCTTTGTACAGAACTTCATCTTATCCTGAgcaacaacagcaacaacagcAATACCAACACCAACAGCGACATCAACCACACTTTTCCAGTGAACCTATTCCGGTGCCTAAATCTTCCTTCACTTCTTATCCTCCACCAGGTGGCAGATCTCAGCAAGCATCACCAAATCACCATTCAGGTCACCTGAATATGCCATATATTGCTGGAGGACCCCAGGGGGGCTTATCTTCACCAAACCTTTCTCCATTTTCAAACTCACAACTTCAAATGGCCGGGTTACCTCATGGATCTCATTTTGCTGGAAGTTTACCTCAGCTTACTCCTGGTCTGTCTGCTAATAACCGATTGCCAAACCAATGGGCTAATCAGGCTGGCATGTATCCAGGAGATCACCCTGGATTATTAAATAGTATGTTACAGCAACAGTTGTCTCATCAAAATGGTATAATGCCTCCACAGTTAATGactcagcagcagcagcagcagcagcaacagagAATGCACCATTCAGTTCAGCCATCATTTAACCATTTGTCAGGAATGCAGTCTCAACTATTTAATCCTCATCTTCCCCCTTCACCACCTTTAATGAACAAATTCGATGCAATGCTCGGTCCTGGTGATCTTAGAGATCAAAGACCAAAATTGGTTCAGAAAGGCAGACCCTTTCGCTTTCCACAGATGGGCTCTGACATGAGTAGCCAGAGGAGTGATGTTGGGTGGCCACAATACAGATCCAAGTACATGACATCTGATGAAATTGAGGGTATTCTCAGAATGCAACTTGCTGCAACACACAGTAATGACCCATATGTAGATGATTATTACCATCAGGCCAGTCTTGCTAAAAAATCTTCTGGAGCTAAGCTGAGGCATCATTTTTGCCCAAACCACTTGAGGGATCTTCCATCACGAGCACGGCCTAATAACGAACCACATGCTTTTCTTCAGGTTGATGCTCTTGGAAGGATTCCATTCTCATCTATTCGTAGGCCTCGTCCTCTTCTTGAAGTGGACAGTCCAAATTTATCAGGTTCTGGGGGTACTGAACAGAAGGATTCTGAGAAGCCCTTAGAGCAGGAACCAATGCTTGCTGCTAGAGTTGCAATTGAGGATGGGCTTTGTCTTCTTCTTGATGTAGATGACATTGATCGTTTCTTGCAATTCAATCAGCTCCCTGACAATGGAACACAATTGAGACGTAGACGGCAGGTTGTCCTGGAAGGGCTTGCTGCATCACTTCAATTGGTTGACCCGCTTGGAAAAAATAGCCACACAGTTGGGCCTGTTCCCAAGGATGATCTTGTGTTCTTAAGATTAGTCTCTCTACCCAAGGGACGCAAACTTTTGGCAAGGTACCTTCAGCTTCTATTTCCTGGTGGTGACCTCATGCGAATAGTTTGCATGGCCATATTCCGTCACTTACGGTTCTTGTTTGGTGGCCTACCCTCTGATCCTGGAGCAGCAGAAACTACAGATAACCTTGCAAAGGTTGTTGCAACATGCATTTGTGAAATGGACCTTGGTGCTCTTAGTGCTTGTCTTGCAGCAGTGGTTTGCTCATCTGAACAGCCTCCACTTCGTCCTCTTGGCAGCTCTGCAGGAGATGGGGCTTCTCTCATCCTAAAATCAGTTCTTGAGAGAGCAACTGAACTCTTGACGGATCCTCATGTTGCTAGCAACTATAATATGACAAACCGATCTCTTTGGCAGGCTtcatttgatgagttttttggcCTTTTAACTAAGTATTGCGTAAATAAGTTTGATAGTATCATGCAGTCTCTGCTCGTTCAAGGTCCAACTAATATGGCTGCTATAGGAGCAGATGCAGCAAGATCTATTAGTCGTGAAATGCCAGTGGAGCTCTTGCGTGCAAGCCTTCCGCACACCAATGATCAACAGAGGCAGCTATTGCTAGATTTCACACGTCGATCCATGGCTGTGGCTGGATCTAACAGTTACAATGGAGGAAACGATGAACAGATGAATTCAGAATCAGTACTGAGTTGA
- the LOC133829980 gene encoding galactomannan galactosyltransferase 1-like: MVLPEFSRYQTSPKRSALYKTASLIADGFLFVGGASLAISLIWALLTSINPNPLETIFTTEPSSNDVVPGFNTVSGVDPPEFTFYDDRDLSYSIDRPVKNWDQKRKQWLKHHPHLAGSTATRVLIVTGSQPSACRNPTGDHLQLRLFKNKVDYGRIHGHEIFYNNALLHPKMPGFWAKYPLIRSAMLAHPEVEWVWWVDSDAVFTDMEFKLPLEKYDNYNLVVHGWSNMVYDNKSWTSLNAGVFLIRNCQWSMELMETWTSMGPKSPDYEKWGKIQKSLLKDKLYPESDDQSALIYLLLEEKEKWGEKIYLESEYNFEGYWLALVDGLDNIAKRYIEIEQKVKILRRRHAEKVSEYYGLVREEYLKDGITRRPFVIHFTGCEPCTGEHNPTYTWEACWNGMQRALNFADNQVLRRFGFFHPDLLNSSLVSPLPFDFPLVW, translated from the coding sequence ATGGTTTTGCCAGAGTTCTCTCGATACCAAACCTCTCCAAAACGCAGTGCTTTGTACAAAACCGCTTCACTCATCGCAGACGGCTTTCTCTTCGTTGGTGGAGCTTCTTTAGCCATTTCTTTGATATGGGCACTCCTTACTTCCATTAACCCAAACCCACTCGAAACCATTTTCACCACTGAACCAAGCTCAAACGACGTCGTTCCTGGATTTAACACCGTCTCCGGCGTCGACCCACCTGAGTTCACATTCTACGACGACCGAGACTTGAGCTACTCCATTGACCGACCAGTCAAAAACTGGGACCAGAAACGAAAACAATGGCTCAAACATCATCCCCACTTAGCCGGAAGTACGGCCACTCGAGTCCTCATCGTGACTGGTTCTCAACCTTCCGCTTGCCGGAACCCCACCGGCGATCATCTACAGCTTCGGTTGTTTAAGAACAAGGTCGACTATGGCCGTATCCACGGTCATGAAATCTTCTATAACAACGCTTTGTTACATCCCAAAATGCCTGGCTTCTGGGCTAAGTACCCACTAATCCGATCGGCCATGTTAGCTCACCCGGAAGTTGAATGGGTCTGGTGGGTCGACTCCGACGCGGTTTTCACAGACATGGAATTCAAACTACCGTTGGAGAAATACGACAACTATAACCTTGTCGTTCACGGTTGGTCCAATATGGTGTACGACAACAAAAGCTGGACGAGTCTAAACGCCGGCGTTTTCTTGATAAGGAACTGTCAGTGGTCGATGGAGCTCATGGAAACATGGACGAGTATGGGACCTAAGAGCCCAGATTATGAAAAGTGGGGGAAAATCCAGAAATCATTACTGAAAGACAAGTTGTATCCGGAGTCAGATGATCAATCGGCTCTGATTTATCTACTTTTGGAAGAGAAGGAGAAATGGGGTGAGAAGATTTATCTAGAGAGTGAGTACAACTTTGAAGGTTATTGGTTAGCATTAGTGGATGGGCTTGATAATATAGCCAAGAGGTATATTGAGATTGAGCAAAAAGTTAAGATTTTGAGGAGAAGGCATGCTGAGAAAGTGAGTGAGTATTATGGGTTGGTGAGAGAAGAGTATCTCAAAGATGGAATAACAAGGAGACCCTTTGTTATACATTTTACAGGTTGTGAGCCATGTACTGGGGAACATAATCCTACTTACACTTGGGAAGCTTGTTGGAATGGGATGCAGAGGGCTCTGAATTTTGCAGATAATCAAGTGCTCAGAAGATTTGGCTTTTTTCATCCTGATTTGCTTAATTCTTCTTTGGTGTCACCCCTGCCCTTTGATTTTCCTCTGGTGTGGTGA